TACTCGCCGTGTTTGTCTATATAATCGTATGAAGTCCGAACATCACAAACACGACATCCACACTTGGCACGTACCCCAACAGAAAAATGCGAATAAGTTTGAACTTAATACTACTTACTATGAGCGAGCCTGTTGGGTGGAGGCAATTTTGACCTATTTGCCACCTTTGATGTGTGACCAAACTTGCCCATttgcatagatggtaggatcctatagatatGGTATACTTAttcgtgcgtccgtgagggacaaaacataggcaatgcaacactatgattggtcgaatttatttgttgcccaccataatccatactaatttatggtggggaataaaaaaaatgtgagactgtgacaaggacaaacaataatagcactttctctgctactcctactgaaagatacataagactatctcgTTCGGTTTTTCCTCCCACCcttcatgcctgatccagttaaaatactagattcatgcccaTTTGCGTGTTTGCCTTTCGAGCAAATATGGCAAATATAGACGTCGTAGGACTCGTAGGACGTAGACTCCTAGTCACATGCCTTTTTGAAGTGCCAGCATAATAAAAGCCTGGCCAGTATTATtaatcattgtcaagagggcgctattATTCTCATTTAAATATGGTAACAGTTCAGTATAGTCTGAAAAATGTAGATTGGCAACTGTGGGTGTGGAACGCCACAATGACACAGACAACAGTGATAGGTATCATCAAAATTATTGCCAGTGTGAAAAATTAGTTCCAATGAAATACCGCAACATGGCATGTATTAGGGGCCCGATTCAGAATTTTGTAacagacatctattagacatcgccaagatacgataacgatatgtttaagatctaacctgtcaaatttgacatttccgcgattctggggatactcttgaacgatttccacaagatattacttagagatctaattaacatctaatagatatctaacacgatctatcgaaaatgtgacattggttgcccgagttgcgctgcaaaagagaactagtagaaatctaaactataacgtatctagattggatctagtacgtgtcgtctcttgtgaatatcttgaatttcgaatacggcagtacggGTCAGGCTTTTGTTAGTTTGAGGAAGTTAAAggaaatctagacacgcggtagcgtgtctagccaagttcaaagaaaatggaactggcgacgcagcaaccgtgtgtaatattacacgaaccatttcgagctacttttgaccccttcacaacttgaaacctacttaacctacacacatgaaatttggcacatgtattcaagtcaattagcttgtacaaaatacaaaatttcataaacatagctcaaacagttattgataaattaacgtttaaaaaccggcatttttgtgactgactgacatatagatcaaaaacctaacccacttccagatgacctagaaacttgaaatttggcataaaggtagactattaggtgtatatagagggaaaaatctgaaaactggaaattattgatatttcgatggaaaaaaaattattaatacttatagaccaaaaacctaacccacttctagatgacttagaaacttgatatttggcatcaaggtagactattagtttcatatagagggaaaaatctgaaaaccggaatttattgatatttcggtggaaaaaaaaattaatacttatagaccaaaaacctaacctacttctagatgacttagaaacttgatatttggcaccaaggtagactattaggtgcatatagagggaaaaatctgaaaactcgaatttattgatatttcggtggaaaaaaaaatacttatagaccaaaaacctaataaactggtaaatataatttaagtaggtatggctcataatttcaaatttcttcttctttctgcggttattatgtatgttaacattatttactcattaatgaacctccaggtctgtttcttaagtatgttaagtacactacattgtacgaaaaatccatttgcattatgtgactgtttgtgttctaaataaattaaaaaaaaaaaaaaagcctaacctacttctagatgacttagaaacttgatatttggcatcaaggtataCTATttggtgcatatagagggaaaaatctgaaaactggaaattattgatatttcgatggaaaaaaaaatattaatacttatagaccaaaaacctaacccacttctagatgacttagaaacttgatatttggcatcaaggtagactattaggtgcatatagagggaaaaatcggaaaactggaaattaatgatattttgatggaaaaaaaaaattaatacttatagaccaaaaacctaacccacttctagatgacttagaaacttgatatttggcatgaaggtagactagacttagaaacttgatatttggcatcaaggtataCTATttggtgcatatagagggaaaaatctgaaaactggaaattattgatatttcgatggaaaaaaaaatattaatacttatagaccaaaaacctaaccaacttctagatgacttagaaacttgatatttggcatcaaggtagactattaggtgcatatagagggaaaaatcggaaaactggaaattaatgatattttgatggaaaaaaaaaattaatacttatagaccaaaaacctaacccacttctagatgacttagaaacttgatatttggcatgaaggtagactattaggtgcatatagaggggaaaatctgaaaactgaaactttttgacaattaaccgcgcgttagcgagggtttcCTTTTcggcttaggcaaactgctttcatgatgaataatatagtaatttctgtacaaaaagtaatgatatcccaacaaaaacataaatgtgaaatgaaagccaagttcaataggtattatgaatatgtgtcgttgttgactcgccgacaaaagaattgagatctatatgggtgccaagttctgtgctgtgtagaaaatcctgaaattataaaggatttgtcttggctagtttttaaaaacaaaccaaatttttgaaaaataacatagataaatatatattacctatatgcctatacgtaaaaactagccaagacaaatcctttataatttcaggattttctacacagcacagaacttggcacccatatagatctcaattcttttgtcggcgagtcaacaacgacacatattcataatacctattgaacttggctttcatttcacatttatgtttttgttgggattaatatttaatttaacataCATAAATCCATTGCGTTTCGGCCACATAGCGATGAGGTATTGTGAAGTTGGAGGTTCGGAACAGGTTCGCCCGGTTAGTCACATCACTCTTGCACCAACCAAACTTGTAGACGGTGTGTAAACTATCTGTGGGTAAGTTACAAATTTAAATTCCAGATACATATATGCAAACttacttatacagggtgcccagtaattaatggataaccatctaaccaccaacagggcaccttaggctggtccagataATGCACTGATATGTATGTATAGTTAGAATTCTGTATACCTATAGATATAattctgtacaatataagcgcaatttcaccatgtcataaaaaaaatcttccTCTGAGTTACGGAAACGTAAGGAATTTTCGGAACTCAACGGAAATGTACGgatttttattacaagctttttacaagcttttatttagtttcacctgtcccgttgtctgtcggtctgtaatcaaatcttgcaagttaaatttgtatAATTTAGGTTTGGAACTCTGCATTCCAATGGGGTTAGCCGGTTGAATTactttacagatggcgccagtaTAGGTAGTagtataggttttcctgtcaattCCTAGAATTGAGtaaaattcttgtttttttagaGTTTTATGGCCTGGATGCTATGGCCCTTAAGGCCAaatcatagagtctgtgcggaaagagaagagtcgtggaatattaGGAATCCAATACGTCATTCTATAACTCTTCTCTCCgacccatagagaaataagtaaggatagagTGCTAACGCGggttattttcgtagtcgacatctagcgtcaagtagtatATTTATCAGtaatgctacttgacaatatatTATACTTGACGAACGAAAATTGTAATGCTCAACACTTTTtagctactaatattataaccggattggTATtcgttattttcgatacaagtgcgaaaaagaggaaattcgaaacgagtggcgataaattaaaatacgaccgaagggagtgttttaaatcgacacgagttgcgaattacctattcccacgtgtatcgaacaacgttttacagtacatatggcactttatagtttcgacatacgcacgaaaagtgctattttacgcactagtgcggaaaactAGCcccttatgtactgtaaaattattagttgtaaattgttttagcaattatttttttcatcagTTGCGACACTCGTGACATCGGGTAACTGGCGGTACTGAGAAATcaactacttgacgctagatgtcgactatgaaataaccggcgttttggtaagaatactgatgtatggagttagcactctatccttacttatttttcTATGCTCCGAACAGATTTTATATCATAACTAGAGACAGGGAAAATCTATGCTGGCCCCATCTATGAAAACAGTTGTCAACCCCATTGTACCacgtttttgaaaaataaaaactttaaattttttacgACATAGTTCCATGTTGTGTTGGGTTTAGTCATCGTACTTCGAGGCAAGCGTTCTTCAAAGTCCTCCACCTCATTATCTACGGACACTCCCTCTTCTTCTGCGCGCCGCACGTATGAAGCTTTATGGGCTGGTATAACTCGCCAAGCATAACAAGGAGCTGAAAATTAATCGAATggaaaagtaaataaagtatcaTAACTAATAAATAACCTACTAATTATAATGACATCAAAATCTTACCTAAATATAACAAacatgacaaaataaaaataagtatcaGAAAATGCACTGTGCCACACACCATTTCTAAATGGAATtatagttataatataatatatttacagGCGTATTGTATTTCTTTCCGTACTTAATGTACGCTTAATGCGCGAGAGAACGCCTGCACCTTTACTTACTTTTTAAACCAACTGACTTTCTGAATACAAGAAGAATTTCATGTTTATAAATTATGTGTTTGTACTTTGTATGCTTACTGAATATTTGAGTTGAATGTTTGATAAAATTGTGAAAAGCCATTCTTTTCACTCGTAAACAGCATTCCAACGGACCCAGCCTCGGCTGTCAAATTCCCAACTGTTTAAGGTACAAGTTTAGTAATCTTTTGGTAGTTTTTAGTAGCATTCTTAAGCGGTTGTAAAGTAGTTAGTATGTAATCAACTGTATTCCTGAACACGTATAGTCAGTcattttgattgctgaaataAATCCTAAAGCTGACGAGATATCCtagagcagcggttctcaatcttttttttgacggaacccttttggaaagcgaaatacttgatggaaccctacaatacggtggcgacatagtaaaatttttcgaggcgactaaagcatagtgttctaaattcttacggaacccctgcaggggtgtcccggaaccctagggttccgcggaacatacttagagtatggctgtcCTTAGAGATTTTAGAGAAGAGAGATTAGAATTGCAccaaaaataatatacttattatgtttataaataaactacTGAATAAACTTACCTGTGTATCCGATGCGCTTATTTTACTGCGTTTTAgtctaattaagtacctattaggaAAAAACGGATTCTTAAAACTATTGACAGTACCTACCCGAAaaaattatgtacatattaatTACATTAGAATTTTGATAATAACACACTTATTAAGTATTCATTCAATCAAaaaacaatgtaggtacctaataaataggTAACGTAATTGACAACATTTCAAAATCAGTAAAGTGGGCTTAATCAAAAACCATTACGTTAAATATGTAAAAAGGCATTTTTTCCCccttatttatgtatgtattccaaaaaaatcacgaaataGTGTTAATCCTCTGTTGATCGGAAGTGTGACGTCATCTCTGTTACCGGTtaagtaaaacaaaaatactttAGTCCACTGCCTATAGAAAAAGTTAATAGCTGTCATCaatttcaaaacaaaataaaatgtcattgtCACATAATTTTCTGTGAACATGGTTCCTCTTTTTAGCGAGAAAGTATTTAGAATTTTATCAGTTTATAATAGTTAAAGACAAGTCACAATAGTTTTCTGAaatagcactaacgatcacggacgatatacagtgtgtaaatccaatacgggcaataaattaaaccagctATATAGAATTGATCCgtgtaatcattaattaagaagttttatttaagttacacttaacaCACAGAGATATTAAACTCAAAAATCGTATTCTAAATTAAACCTACACCTAATTTAACTAACACATACAAAAGACTATTCGCAAAACTCGACCTGAGCGTTTGCACCTGGAGCTCAAAGGAGCCCATCACACTCGCCGCGTTGCCACATTAAACGgcgatggacagcctctgcATCAGAAACAATTCGGAGCGAGGGTCATAACCACTCTCCCGCAAGCGTCTGCCCACTTCCCCAATAAATGCTCAAGTAACATATAACATAATAACATTATAACAATACAAAACCTAACATatagggtgattcaggagacgtgaacctacgcatacagtaagttataaacaactgtttcgtaaCATACGTTAATCTCACAAATAAGTACTGgatttgtgagattaactttgATTTATTgtatactgtttaaaaaaagttttaatttatttacgacatttatggtcaccctctttgttttatctatGACAActataacaagtgccaaattgaatgtcatcggcATCTAGTTAAtattgaaaaatcgtatctcactcaagtgtgacattttattttcttcataaaagtattcaaagtgctgtcataacggttaaaaaggttttatctttgttaattaaatgttgtagggtatccatgattgtagataattaaatttgtccttaccaaaaagtataagaacagaaaaaaagcgtgattgttttacttagatattgtggtgaacgattcttttacatttactgattgtgtaggcttagtcctgctcacgtctcatgaatcacacTGTATATGGGgctataaatgaatttattgatAACCAAATACCTACTACTATGCAAAATTGCGCTAGCTGCGTAAAACTAAGATAGTTACTTATATCTTCATAGAGACTACTACATAGTTTGAATTTGTCAGAAAACTTATGTCCTAATTAACGAACTTAGCGtaatcataaaatatacatatttgtttaaACACGTGGGTACACATATTATAGTAttcatattatgttttatgatTATTAAGATCAATATGTGtatataaagtaagtataataatgTGGATACAATTAATTCTCCTAATACAAAAACACTAACCGCTGCTGATACTTGTAATACTTTCTCTCGGCCTGTATGTATTTGTACGGTTAGGTGTCATTAGGGAAATCCACATATTCCTTGTATTCGGATCACAAACCACGaaatacacaaataatacaAAGCCTTGTAAAGTTGATGTCAAACAGAACAAATACGACCACAAGAAATTACTTGTAAATGATAAAATACCAAATATCCAAGTTAGCCCcaacaaaaagaaaagaaatataGATAGTCTGAACTGAGCACCTATAAGATCGATATCTGTAGTTCTCATTTTTCCGTCAGGGCCCCTGTATATAGAGTACAAAATTATagcaaaaaggataatatttgtTGCAAGTATTATGCAGATTGGAACAATTACACTCATGATTAGATTAAAGCCTCTAGGATAGCAAATTAGGTATTTACCCGTCTCGGATTCAGTTGATTCTGGAATATAATTATCTGAATCaagtaataaaattactattaTTGGTATAAAAGGCAAACCCCAACCTAATGCAGTACATTTCATCATAAATCTTGATGGTCTGCATACT
This region of Cydia amplana chromosome 4, ilCydAmpl1.1, whole genome shotgun sequence genomic DNA includes:
- the LOC134647511 gene encoding uncharacterized protein LOC134647511, whose protein sequence is MKFFLYSETPCYAWRVIPAHKASYVRRAEEEGVSVDNEVEDFEERLPRNSLHTVYKFGWCKSDVTNRANLFRTSNFTIPHRYVAETQWIYVLDSANSRRFSLQCVVVKVYVPAKYQFKRTRIPFHYCQGSVIYLMARTVGRILMHEFYFMSQFYMPATFVFEYYHPIMM